The Pantoea vagans genome includes a window with the following:
- the csrD gene encoding RNase E specificity factor CsrD yields the protein MRLTTKFSAFITLLSLLAMLLMLVGCAFSFIWLSQQRVETRVNTLATEVDKALAAQSPQELTQWLTRLMPVINAEQIEMHNGNTVVFQLNRHENPMLEDEPNRFIQFDIPLLHSPGLELRVVVLDPAKTWFRSFTGAYTLIALFSVVAIMSALLIMTHRWINRRWQNMERLEDRSDRILAGERAPHVEHYSEWPPKASRAIDTLLNDLQEAGEQRLRIDTLIRTFAAQDSRTGLNNRLFFDNQLATLLEDQEDVGTHGVVMMVRLPDLDVLHETLGPTLVDEYLFDLINMLSTFVLRYPGALLARYFRSDFAVLLPHRTLKEANSIADQLINAVDSLPPMRMVDRDDLIHIGISAWRSGQSVPQVMENVEMATRRAALQGGNSWSVGEGNTLDMGRGSVRWRTLLENTLNRGGPRLYQKPAVLLDGKVHHREMLARVFDGDKEVVSAEFMPLVLQLGLTDSWDRQLVTRIAALSEVWPDETLALPVNIDSLLQRPFQRWLQNLLLQCTKSQRNRFLFELAEADVCQHINRLVPVFRMLTAFGCRVAVDQAGLTVVSSAYIKQFPIEVIKLDPGLVRNIERRTENQLFVQSLLEVCKSTQTQVFAAGVRTRAEWQTLAGLGVSGGQGDFFAPSLPVNSNVKKHSQRYRI from the coding sequence ATGCGATTAACAACAAAGTTTTCTGCGTTTATTACATTATTAAGCTTACTGGCGATGTTACTGATGCTGGTCGGCTGCGCTTTTAGTTTTATCTGGCTGTCACAACAACGTGTGGAAACGCGGGTGAATACGTTGGCAACCGAAGTCGACAAAGCACTCGCGGCGCAATCACCGCAAGAACTCACACAGTGGCTAACGCGCTTGATGCCGGTTATCAATGCCGAGCAAATCGAGATGCATAACGGTAACACCGTGGTCTTTCAGCTTAATCGACATGAAAATCCGATGCTGGAAGATGAGCCCAATCGCTTCATCCAGTTTGATATTCCTTTATTGCACTCTCCTGGCCTTGAGCTGCGCGTGGTGGTACTCGATCCTGCAAAAACCTGGTTTCGATCCTTTACGGGAGCCTACACGCTGATTGCATTGTTTTCTGTGGTCGCCATTATGTCAGCGCTGCTGATCATGACGCATCGCTGGATCAACCGTCGCTGGCAGAACATGGAACGCCTGGAAGATCGTTCTGATCGTATTTTGGCAGGTGAGCGGGCTCCTCATGTTGAGCATTACAGCGAGTGGCCGCCCAAAGCCAGCCGTGCCATAGACACCTTGCTTAACGATCTGCAGGAAGCCGGCGAGCAGCGTCTGCGCATCGATACTTTGATTCGCACCTTTGCCGCGCAGGATTCACGTACTGGCCTCAATAACCGACTGTTCTTTGATAACCAACTGGCTACCCTTTTGGAAGATCAGGAAGACGTTGGCACCCACGGTGTGGTGATGATGGTACGCCTGCCGGATCTCGACGTATTGCACGAAACACTGGGCCCCACGCTGGTGGATGAGTATCTGTTTGATCTGATCAACATGCTGTCGACATTTGTCTTGCGCTATCCAGGCGCATTGCTGGCGCGCTATTTCCGCAGTGATTTCGCCGTATTGTTGCCGCATCGCACTCTGAAAGAGGCCAACAGCATCGCCGATCAGTTAATCAACGCGGTCGATTCGCTGCCGCCGATGCGCATGGTGGACCGTGATGATCTCATTCACATCGGTATCAGCGCCTGGCGTAGCGGCCAGAGCGTGCCTCAGGTGATGGAAAATGTGGAGATGGCCACGCGCCGTGCAGCACTGCAGGGAGGAAACAGCTGGTCAGTGGGTGAGGGCAATACCTTAGACATGGGGCGTGGCAGCGTGCGCTGGCGGACCCTACTGGAAAATACCCTCAACCGTGGCGGGCCACGCCTTTACCAGAAACCCGCGGTGTTATTAGACGGCAAAGTTCATCACCGTGAGATGCTGGCCCGCGTATTTGATGGCGATAAAGAGGTGGTTTCGGCCGAATTTATGCCGCTGGTGTTGCAACTCGGTCTCACCGATAGCTGGGATCGCCAACTCGTGACGCGTATTGCCGCACTTTCTGAAGTCTGGCCAGATGAAACGCTGGCGTTACCCGTGAATATTGATTCATTATTGCAGCGCCCGTTCCAGCGTTGGCTGCAAAATTTACTGTTGCAGTGTACGAAATCGCAAAGAAATCGTTTTTTATTTGAACTTGCTGAGGCGGATGTTTGTCAACACATCAATCGTTTAGTGCCTGTTTTCCGTATGCTGACGGCATTTGGCTGTCGCGTTGCGGTGGATCAGGCGGGCTTAACGGTGGTGAGTAGTGCGTACATCAAGCAATTCCCCATTGAAGTGATCAAGCTTGATCCTGGTTTAGTACGCAATATCGAACGCCGTACTGAGAATCAGCTGTTTGTGCAAAGCTTACTCGAAGTCTGTAAGTCGACGCAGACGCAAGTGTTCGCTGCCGGGGTACGTACCCGTGCCGAGTGGCAAACGCTGGCAGGATTAGGGGTTTCAGGTGGGCAGGGTGACTTCTTTGCACCTTCCTTACCGGTAAACAGTAATGTGAAAAAACACTCACAACGTTATCGAATTTAG
- the mreB gene encoding rod shape-determining protein MreB: MFKKFRGMFSNDLSIDLGTANTLIYVKGQGIVLNEPSVVAIRQDRAGSPKSVAAVGHDAKQMLGRTPGNIAAIRPMKDGVIADFFVTEKMLQHFIKQVHSNSFMRPSPRVLVCVPVGATQVERRAIRESAQGAGAREVFLIEEPMAAAIGAGLPVSEATGSMVVDIGGGTTEVAVISLNGVVYSSSVRIGGDRFDEAIINYVRRNYGSLIGEATAERIKHGIGSAYPGDEVHEIEVRGRNLAEGVPRGFTLNSNEILEALQEPLTGIVSAVMVALEQCPPELASDISERGMVLTGGGALLRNLDRLLMEETGIPVVVAEDPLTCVARGGGKALEMIDMHGGDLFSEE, encoded by the coding sequence ATGTTTAAAAAATTTCGTGGCATGTTTTCCAATGACTTGTCCATTGACCTGGGTACCGCGAATACCCTGATTTACGTAAAAGGACAGGGCATCGTGCTGAACGAGCCTTCCGTAGTTGCTATCCGTCAGGACCGTGCTGGCTCTCCAAAGAGCGTAGCGGCAGTAGGCCATGACGCGAAGCAGATGCTTGGCCGTACGCCTGGCAACATCGCGGCTATCCGTCCAATGAAAGACGGTGTGATTGCCGACTTCTTCGTGACCGAGAAAATGCTGCAGCACTTTATTAAACAAGTGCACAGCAACAGCTTCATGCGTCCAAGCCCACGCGTGCTGGTCTGTGTGCCAGTAGGCGCCACTCAAGTTGAGCGCCGTGCGATTCGTGAATCTGCACAGGGTGCAGGCGCACGTGAAGTCTTCCTGATTGAAGAGCCAATGGCTGCGGCAATTGGTGCCGGTTTGCCGGTATCAGAAGCAACGGGTTCAATGGTGGTGGATATCGGTGGTGGTACCACTGAAGTCGCCGTGATTTCATTGAACGGCGTGGTCTACTCTTCATCTGTACGTATTGGTGGTGACCGCTTCGATGAAGCTATCATTAATTACGTACGCCGCAATTACGGTTCACTGATCGGTGAAGCCACTGCGGAACGTATTAAACACGGGATTGGTTCTGCTTATCCGGGTGATGAAGTACACGAAATTGAAGTGCGTGGCCGTAACCTGGCAGAAGGTGTGCCACGTGGCTTTACACTGAACTCCAATGAGATCCTTGAAGCGCTGCAAGAACCGTTGACCGGTATTGTCAGTGCAGTGATGGTGGCGCTGGAGCAGTGCCCGCCGGAACTGGCTTCCGACATCTCCGAGCGCGGTATGGTGCTGACCGGTGGTGGCGCGTTGCTGCGTAACCTCGATCGCCTGCTGATGGAAGAGACCGGTATTCCGGTTGTCGTAGCAGAAGATCCGTTGACCTGCGTCGCGCGTGGCGGTGGTAAAGCGTTGGAAATGATCGACATGCATGGCGGCGATTTGTTCAGCGAGGAGTAA